GTGGATGCCTACCAGCACCGAGTACATGGTTTTGTTCGGCGCATGGTTCCTTCCAGCGAGGATGCCGAAGACATTACTCAAGAAGTGTTTATTCGAGCGTTTCAGAATTACGAGCGTTTCGATGCTCGGGCTTCGGTCCGAACATGGCTCTTCCGAATCGCCTACAACCTATGCGTGGATCGAGCAAGAAAGGCCGGGCGGTCGGTTCAGCAAGTATCGATGAATATGTCCGCTGAAATCGAGGAAGAATATGAGGTTGCAGATGTGCGTTGGCAACCCGATACCATTCTTGAGGATACAGAAATGTATGCAAGGGTCGAGCAAGCAATTACCCGGATGAGCGAAAAGCTGCGCTCGGTTCTGTTGCTTCACGATAAAGAAGATTTGAGCTATGAAGAGATTTCGGATTCCCTCGGGATTCCGGTTGGGACGGTCAAAAGCCGTCTGTTTTTGGCGCGAAACCAGCTTCAGCAAGCTGTACGCGACCTTGTAGAGGAAAGTCGATGAAAACACGATTTGAGAAGGAACCGGTTGTGACCGACGACATGCTTGCATCGCAAGCTTCCGTCAAGCAGTTAGTCGCGGGGCTGAAGGATGATTCCTTGAGCATGGCTTGGCGCAGCGAGCTCAATCTAAAACTTCTCGCTGCCGCCGATAAGCGCAAGAAAGCGATTCGGTTCCGAAGGTTTGCGACTTGGGGCTCGTCATTGGGTCTTGCTGCCGTTGCGGGTTCGTTCGCGATGGTGATGTTCCAACCAGTTTCGCCTGTTCGTGGCTCGGGATCTGAGGCTAGCGGGATTGCTCGGGAGTTTGTTCAAGTTCATAATGAGTCTTCGGTTCTCGCAAGCGTCTCTGGAACTGGTATCAATCAACGCGAGACTGAGTTAGGTCTCGAAGTCGGATACAGCTACGAAGATATGTTATGAAAGTCGTTTTGAGTATTGTGTCGATTGCCAGTTGTGCTTTTTTGGTAGCACAAGGGCCCGGCGGTCCCCAATTAGGTCGTTCCGGTAAGAAGGAAGAGCTTCCGGCAGTTCTCAGAGATGCTCAAGAAAAATCGAAGAAGCTACGGTTTTCGGGCACTCGACTGGTCACATTCTATCGTGCTGGTAAGGCCGAATCTCACGAAGAGTACTTGACCAAAGACGGCCCCAATATGCGAATCGAATTCGCCGCAGGATCTCCATTCGCTGGTCAAGTGATCGTTGAAACCCCAGAAGGGCGTAAGCACTTCTTTCCCGATCGTAATGAACTCAGGGAGTCTCCCGCGAGCGGTCGGAAGCAGTTTGAAATTTTGCGATTCGGAGGGATGCGCGGTGGAAAACCGATCATCTCAGACGGCGGAACCATTCTAGGATTGAAGGTCTCAAAGGTTCAGTATCTTGATCCAATGAAGAACCCAGCTTTCGAGGTTTACATTGACACTAAGAGCGGACTCGCTGTCAAACGGGTGATCTACGGACCTGGAGGTAGTGTTGCCGGTTCGTTTGAGTTCAAAACTCTTAACATGAACCCAACGATTGCTAAAGGTGCCTTTTCCTTTAACCGTAAAGGAGTCAAGATTATCCGGCCTATCGACGACCTATTTGCGAAAGCGAAGGAACTGGGTGTGTCCCCTTATGGTTTCAGTAACAACGATGGCTACAAACTCGATGGTGTCAATCTGCGGGAGATGCGAGGGAGGAAGGTCTTGATCCTGAACTACTCGCAGAACGAATCACGGCTGACCATGTTTTTGCTCAAACCAGATGCCGATCTCCAAGAGATTCAGAAGTCGAGCCGTCGACAGCAGGGTTTCTACGCTTGGAAGGAAGCGGGTGCATCGATTGTTCTCATCGGAGACGCTTCGCAGGATGAACTGCAGAACGTGGCGAAACGGGTATCGATTCTCGGTCGCTGATCTATAATTAACTCGTGGGTTCCGTAAGAAGCCGAGCAACTCGAACCCGCCCTGCTAGAGGTAGGGCAAAAAGCGCACCTTGGGTAAAAAGACTCAAGATGGGCGCGGTGCTCCTCACGTTCATCACGGCTGGGGGAGTTATTGGTGGGTTTGCCTACTTGCGCTCCAGCATGGAGTCAGTCAAGCCTCTGGTCGCAAATATGGGCGACAAGATTCAGAGCTTCAACTCGAAGCCTTCACAGATTTTTTCCGCTGATGGGAAGTTGCTGTATGAAGTGATGCCGATTTACCGAGAGTCAATCTCGTTGAGCGAAGTACCAGAGATGGTGCAGAACGCCTTTTTGGCCGCGGAGGATAAGCGGTTTCGAACCCACAGTGGCGTCGATCCGATGGGTCTCGGGCGGGCGGTTTTCAAATTTGCGAGAGCTGGCGAGGCGCAGGGTGGTGGTTCTACGATCACCATGCAACTAGCCAAGATGCTCTTCTCGGCGTCCGAGAAGTCCATGCAACGAAAGGTGCAAGACATCTCGATTGCCCTTGAGATGGAGAAGGAGTACACCAAGGACTTCATTCTTGAGACCTATCTCAATCAGGCCTTTTACGGCGAGCAAGCTTACGGGATTGCCGCAGCTTCTGAGGTCTACTTTGGTAAGAAGCCGAGCGAACTGACGCTTGCAGAGGCCGCGATGTTGGCGCGATGCGTTAGGTTGCCGAGCACCCAAAACCCTGTTAAGAACTATCAAAAGGCGGATCAGAACAAGATTGTCGTTCTGAACACGATGCTAGAGGAGAAGTGGATTACCCAGGCAGAGTACAACGAGGCGAAAGAGACTCAGCCCAAGGTCGTTAAGCGTAAAGGGATGGGTAACGGAAAGATTTACCGTGCGCCCTACTTCACCGCAATGGTCCTCCAAGATCTGAAGAAGCGAAGTATCGACATTTCGGGTGGCGGCTACATCGTTTCAACGACGATTGATTCTGCGCTACAGACTGAAGCCGAGGCCGCCGTCAACCAGCACATTCGCTGGAACCGGGGACGCGGAGTGAATGCAGGGGCATTTCTCGCAATCGATAGCGAAGGACGAATCGTTGCTGATGTTGGCGGTAGCGATTATAAGCGAAATCAATTCAGCCGCACTAGCCAAAGCCAAATGCAGCCGGGTTCCGCATTCAAAACGTTCGTCTATGCTGAGGCGCTAAAGGACGGGGTTCTGGGTGAGTTCGATTCGGTTTCAAACGAGAAGATCAAGCTCCCCGGCAAGTCTGCAAAAGAGCCGTACATTCCCCGGAATAGCCACGGAGGCTGGGGCGGTTCAATGAGCCTACGACGAGCATTTGCTGAGTCGTTTAACGTCCCGGCCGTCAGAACTTTCTACTCGATGGGTGTCAAGCAGGCAACTGCGAAAATCCAGGAAGACTTTGGATTTGTAACGAAACTCCAGCCATATGCGCCGCTTGCTTTGGGTGCGACTGACGTGAGGATGACCGAGATGGCGGAGGCCTACTCCGTGATCATGCTAGATGGAAAGCGGGTCGAGCCTTATCGAATCAAAGAAGTCCAGGGTCCGGATGGATCTGTAGTGCTGACTGGCGCTCCAGCCTACGTCACCACCAGGCTCGGTCCTGACGTTTGTAACGCGATGGATCGACTACTGCAAGCCGTCGTTTCAGAAGGGACTGGGTACAAGGCGGCATCGCTACCCGAGGCTCGAGGGAAGACCGGGACAACAAACGGCGGCAAGAGCGTCTGGTTCTGCGGATATGCCAAAGGTATTGTTGGAATCACTTGGGCGGGGAACGAGTATTTCGACAAGAAGAGAAATCGCTGGCTGCTCCGCGAGATGGCAGAGTCGTTTGGTGGTGATGTGTGTGCGCCGATGTGGGCTCAGGCGATGCAAGCCGTTGTGGCAAAGTACGGCTCAGATGTTAAGCCTGACTTCCTTCCTCGAGAAGCTGAGGAAACGAATGCCCAACGCCGAGCTCGCCAACGGCGCGAACGCGAGCTTGAGCAAGAGAATCAAGACCAGAATCAAGAACCACTAAGCCCAGATTTGCGGGATGATGAAGTAAAGGTTACACCGGATGACAGTGCGACCAAACCGAAAGCACCTACTGAAAACCCGCCCACACAAAACAATGACGATCCACCAGTTCGTGACGACGAGCCGCCAGTAGAAAAGCCAAAAGCTGAGAAAAAGCCGGCCAGAAAACCGGAAACTAAAGAGGAAGATGTGGATGTTGAAGTGTGCGCAGACTCCGGCCAACTTGCCGGAAGTTACTGCCCAGAAACCGTGGTGAGAAAATTCAGCAAAGGGAAGCGACCAAGGGGTCGATGTCGAGTTCACAAAGCTCCAAGTGAAGGCGGCGGTTAATGAGCGTCCTTCACGCTCCACGTAAGCCTGATGTCGACCGAAGGCTGATTTGGTTCCCGATTATCATCGTCCCGATGTTCTTCGTGCTGTTCCTGCGGCTGTGGTACTTGCAGGTGGTCAAAGCTCCTGAGTTGATCGAAAACGCGAGCCAAACTCGCCGCGTTAGCGTCGACAAGCTCGCGCCGAGAGGCACGATTCGGGATCGAAAAGGGAAGATTATTGCCGGAGTAAAACCCGAATACGTTGTTTCAATTCTCCCATCAACGGTTAAGTCCGCTCCAGAAGTGATCGCAAAAGTGGCGGCACTTCTGGATCTGCCCGTAGAAGAAGTGATGGCGAGGATCAAAAAAGGTTCTTATCGAAACCTGCCAGCTCCAATCAAACTCAATGTGAGCATCGAGGTGGCCTCGATGATCGCAGAAGCCTCGGACCTTCCCGGAGTTGCGGTGGAGGAGAAGCCGATGAGGATGGTTGCGGATCCGGCAAACTTCACTCACTTGCTCGGTTACGTGGGCACTCCAACCGAGGTAGAAGAAAAAAAACTTGAGCCTTTCGATTTGAAACCCGCCGAGTTTGTGGGGCGTTCTGGCCTTGAAGCCGCCTACGAAGTCCAGCTCATGGGTCGTGCCGGTAGGGAGACGATCGAAAAGCGCGGGACAGCTGTACTTCCTGGTCGCGAACTTGCCGAGCCGGGGAAGCAGATGTTCTTGACGATCGATGCGGATTTGCAAGCCTACGCGCAGGCGGTCCTGAGTCGCCGGGGCTGGAAGGGATCAATCACTGTTATCGACCCCAGCAATGGTGAGATTCTGGCGATGGTGTCGAATCCGACTTTTCCGCTTTCACTTTACGAAGGTGGGATGAGTGACGCTGACTATGAACGTCTGAACGACAAGAACCAGGGTCAGGCTGCTCTGAATCGAGCAACCTCCGGTCTCTACGCCCCAGGTTCTACTTACAAAATCATTACCGCGATCGCAGCCTATCGAGAACATAAACTGACGCGTAACACCCACGTCTTTTGCAACGGCTACTTCTCGTTCGGGAGAGGTCGACCGCTGAAGTGTATGAGCACTCACGGGTCCGCAGAGCTCATGTACGCGATGTCAAACTCTTGTAACACTTTCTTCTGCACGATGGGCACCAGGGCAGGGGAAGAAGCAATGCTTCAAGCCGCGCTTGACTGCGGACTTGGCAACAAGACCGAGATTGAAATTCCGGAACGACGAGGGACGATTCCCACAAAGAAGTGGCGCGACATGGACCCGGTCAACCGATCCTGGAATATGGGACAGCTAGCCAACATGTCCATCGGCCAAGGTTACGTTACGACGAACACCGTGCAAATGGCGAATATGATGGCGATGGTCGCCAACAACGGCGTTCGCTACAAGCCCCATCTCGTTCGTGCGTTTCGAGATTCAATCACGGGAAAGGATGAAATGGTCGCTCCGGTGGTCGCGAACAGAATTGATCTTGACGAGGGATTCTGGAGCATGCTCCGGCAGTCTCTGGTAGGAGTCATCGACCACGGCACGGCTCGAAGATTTGCCTCAATCCCTGGTCTCACTTGGGGCGGGAAGACTGGTTCTGCTGAGCACGGCAAAAAAGGAGCAAACAATACGCACGCTTGGTTTGTTGGTTTTGCCCCGGCGGACAAGCCTAAGCTCGCAATCTGCGCCATGGCGGAGGACGCTGGTCACGGGGGCGACGCGGCGGCACCGCTCGCTGCCGAAGTCGTAGCTCACTACTTGATGAGACCGGCGGCGGCTGCTTCAAACCGTGTCGCCTCGGCTGCCGGGTCAAACCCAAGATCGCGCGGTTGAAGCTTCGCTAGCTCCTTTGCGGCGTTCGCCGCCTTAGAAAGAGTGTCCATCATCGCGCTCTTATCGTCTCCCCCGACACTCGTGTTTGGGTTCACGTCAAACTGCCGTTTTGCCATTGGAACCGTGATGTCCCGATAGCGAATGAATCCCCTGACCGCCTCGGCCATAAGTTCGGCCCGGTTAGACGGGTTCAGCGAAGCTAGGTACAACCGAGCTTGGAAGGAAGCCGTCGGTATCAACTCAGCTTGGCTGGTTACCGTGAAGTACGTTGTCTTTTCAACCTTGATCAGACGACTCGCCGCGGACTTTGCGTCTTCTTCGATCCCAAACTGAATGGCTGCCTTCATCAGTCCCAGCAGAGCCGGAAAGTTGTTAGGGTCTCGCTCAAGCGCTCGGTTGTATGCGGTCTTCGCCTCTTGGTACTTGCCGTCTTTAAGGTAAATGAGGGCGACTGCACGATGGTTCTTTGGCGAAGGTGTTAGGCCAGCAGCAAGTTTTGCTTCTTCTATTGAGCCCGTCGCACGGGCAAGGATCGAATGGGCGTAGCCATCAAATGGAGCGATTCCTAAGCTTGACTTTGCAAGTTGTGTTGCGATCGCGGCATCCGATACGGCCAAAGCGCCGCGCGCCTGTGCTCTAAGCATCTCTCCCAGCCCCACGCTGAGACTAAGCGGGATGAAGATCACCACGGCGAAACCAACCGCTAGCCGCGGGATACGGAAAATCACTTCGGGAGACTGCGAATCCGCACTACTGGCGCAGATGCAACCGCAAAGCATGAACACCAACATCCCTAAGTTATTGATGTAGAGATCACTGTCAATCGCGTTATGAGCCAACAGGACCGTAAGCGCACCAAAGCACGAGCAAAGAATCATCTTGCTTTGCAATGGGAGCTGTGCCGAACCCTTGCCACCTTTGACACCGACCGCGACGAAGAAACCGATGAGCGTGAGCGGTGCAAGAAGCGTGGCTTCTGCCCCAAGTTGGAGGTAGCTCTGATGCGCGAGCGCAGTTTGGGTCACCCGACCAGGGCGAGTCGACTCGAATTGATACGTACCAAGACCCCAGCCGTAAGGTTGCTGCTTGGCTAAATCAATGGCGGAGAGCCATAACTGCTTACGGAATCCCGCAGATTGAGTCGACGTTTCTCCTGCGTTGGAGAAACGTGACATCGGTGCCGAGCCTCCTGATGGTGCTTGGCTCCGACCCGCGTTCTGAGCAGCAAACGCGAGTCCACCGAGCAAAACGACGATTGCCGCGAGTACGCCTAGCCCCCTCCCGACCGGAATGGGGCGGATCGTCAGTAGGCATATCGTCAGGGCAGCCAGACCCACCGGCAAGCAAACCAAAGCTCCTTTTGATTGGGTGAGGAACAGGGCGAGACCCTGAAGCAGCATTGCGAAACCAATCCCCAGCTTGTTCAGGCGATCTCCGCTGAACAGCAACGGAATTCCTATCAGGATTCCGCTCGCCAGGAGGGCTCCAGCTTGGTTCGGGTTGTGTTGGTTGGCAAAAATGCGCCAGCTGGGGTCGATCGACTTCATGCTCGCGTACTCACGGAGTCCGATCAAGGCAACCAGCGTGATTCCCACAAACCAGCCCCCAATCACCCAGAGCGACTGCTTTTTCCCTGCACTAGAAGTGACAGCGTAGAAGCCGCCGATCATCATCGCGAACTCGACAAAGTTGAGAACCGAGACGCTTACAAAAGAGCTGAAGATGAGCGACGAACCGATCACCCCTGCGAAAACTGCGAGCCACCCGGAGATCTTGATTGAAGGCACATGGACGACCTTCCTTGCCATGATCGCCTGAAGTAAGGGGATCAGGAAAAACCAGAACACCAAACAATGACCCAAAAAAGGCGCATTCTCCCAAAGGGTGGCTAAAGAAAAGTCTCCTCCCTCGAACTGACCCACATCCATCGGATAGCGACCATTCAGCAAGGCACAAAGCGCCGACCCGATGGCAAGACTGAGCACTCCGATGGGCGGTCGTTTCATTTGCCTTTTAGCTTCCTCTTGATGACGTCTACCTTGTTGCTGAGAATAAAGATGCTTGCCCGTGTGGACAGTGCGGTTGCCGCCATAGCGAGGGCGAATGGACGAGCTACCGGAGTCATTTGGGGCACCATGTTCTTTTTGTAAAACCTGAACATCGACTTGTGAAAGCGACCAATCATTCGATTTGGAGCCTTATCGGTACTTCTGCCGATGGCGTGGGTGATGGTGAGATCCGGGAGGTAAACCACCTTCTTCCCGATCTTCCACGTTTGGAAACAAAGATCCACGTCCTCGCAATACATGATGAATTCGGAGTCGAAGTAGCCAATTTCTGTCAGGAGTTCTCCGCGCGCCAAGAACGCCGCACCGCTTACCCAGTCCACTTCTTTGGGCTGGTTATGCTCGAAGTCCTGCATTAAATATTCGCGTGTAAACCGATTGTTCGGGAAGAGGCGACCGATGAACGTATTACGGAACAGAGCGGCGACCGGATTAGGGAACCGTCGGCACGAGAACTGAAGCGAGCCGTCCGGATTGAGGAGTTTCGGGGCGACGATGCCAACTTCCGGGTTCTCCTCGAGATACTTGAGCAGACCTTTGATTGCGCCTGGGTGAACAATCGTGTCACTGTTCAAAGGAAACGCGTGGTGCCCCCTGCGGTTCGACATTGCATAGTTCTGTCCGCCGACGAACCCAAGATTTTGCGTCATCTTTACCAGCCTGACCCAAGGGAATTCATTTTCCACCATGAACGGAGAGCCGTCTTCCGAGTTGTTGTCGATCACGATCACTTCGAAGCTGGCCTCGTCCCTAACTTTCTCCAAAGAGTCGAGGCACAGGCGTAGGTCATCAATGGTGTTCCAGCTACAAATGGTTATGCTAAGGTCGAAATCCGGCACTGTACCCCCTTGCTCGGATCAGGGCACCGAGCCAAATGATGACGGAGATTGGGTATAGCGGAATTCGCGCCAAACCGTAGCTGTGCTTAAAGAGGTATCGAATGAGGGATCGATGGGACTCCCAAATCATGGGTTTGCGAGTCTGTTTGGTCGAAGCTCCGCCGATGTGGTGGATCCTCAGCGAAGCCTCGTACCAGCACTTTCCATTAAGTCGCTTCAGGAGGTCTACTTCATTGAAGAAGATCGGAAACTGCTCGTCAAACGGCTTCATTGGGTCTGGAAAGGCTGACCTTCGGAAGAGAAGAAAGGTTCCCATTGGCTGAGGAGCGTCCTGACTTTTGTTGTAGTCGAAGTCTCGGAGGCGGTAGCTGTCCCAGTTCTGAATCTTGAATAGATCACCCAAGATTCCCTTGATTGTTGGGAATCCCCGGACTGACTGTTGTGTTTCGCCATCCGGTCCTTCAAAGCGTACGGATAGGCATCCGTATGCTTCGCCCTGCGCTCTGAGAGTTTCGACCGCGTTTCGCAGCAAATCGGGCGTGACTCGAGTATCCGGATTCAGTGTCAAAACGAATTCACCAGTGCTCGCGGCGATTCCGAGGTTGTTTCCCCTCGCATAGCCACGATTCGCAGTTTCGGCAAGTGTAGTGAACTCGGGAAACTCTTCGATGGCTAACCTTGCCGAGTCGTCGGAGGAAGCATTATCAACAACGATGACCTCAAACGAGCCCGGAAAAGGGTGCTGCCGGATCGATTGGAGGCAGTTGCGAAGTAAAGAAGCCGTATTCCAGTTCACAATAATGATGCTGAGGGTCACGGCTCCTCTGAGTTTACCGTGAAGAAAACCCCCCTATTTTTACCGGGGCGGAACCCCGAAAATTCTTTTCTGGTATCCTCTAACGGTTGCGGTTTCGGTCGCACGCCTGACGGAGGAGAGGAAGCATGACAACACGCGTACTCGCAATCGCCATTTCGGTGCTGGTCTGTATGACCGCTTTTGCAGGCCCGAAAAAGAAGGTGAAGGCAAATTCAAAATCAAAGACTAGCGTTTCGCGGTCTCACAAGTCGAGCAAAGGATCCGCAAAGTCCGCTCGTTCAACCAAGAAGTCGTCTAGTTCGAGCAAGACGCGAAGTGCTTCCCGCAGCTCTTCAAAGAAATCATCCAAACCGGAAGTTTCGCGGGTTCGCCGATCAAGCGTTTCAGCTCAAAATGGTCCGGCGCCTCTAGGGCGAGGCACGATGATTGGAACCAATGTCGTCGTTCGCAGCCAGCCAAACTCAGATTCCGGAGTAGTTACCAAGGTGACTGGCGGGAACGTCGCTGTGATCGCAAAGTCTGGTGATTGGTACAAGGTCCGCTTCCAATACGGGTCTATCGGATGGGTTCGAAGTGACTACCTGGTAACGTCAACCAACACAACTTCTCAGCGTGTAA
The DNA window shown above is from Armatimonadota bacterium and carries:
- a CDS encoding sigma-70 family RNA polymerase sigma factor — its product is MKGLAGTLGIKPLTMQTRNQEESKFIPGGVEAFSKVVDAYQHRVHGFVRRMVPSSEDAEDITQEVFIRAFQNYERFDARASVRTWLFRIAYNLCVDRARKAGRSVQQVSMNMSAEIEEEYEVADVRWQPDTILEDTEMYARVEQAITRMSEKLRSVLLLHDKEDLSYEEISDSLGIPVGTVKSRLFLARNQLQQAVRDLVEESR
- a CDS encoding transglycosylase domain-containing protein is translated as MGAVLLTFITAGGVIGGFAYLRSSMESVKPLVANMGDKIQSFNSKPSQIFSADGKLLYEVMPIYRESISLSEVPEMVQNAFLAAEDKRFRTHSGVDPMGLGRAVFKFARAGEAQGGGSTITMQLAKMLFSASEKSMQRKVQDISIALEMEKEYTKDFILETYLNQAFYGEQAYGIAAASEVYFGKKPSELTLAEAAMLARCVRLPSTQNPVKNYQKADQNKIVVLNTMLEEKWITQAEYNEAKETQPKVVKRKGMGNGKIYRAPYFTAMVLQDLKKRSIDISGGGYIVSTTIDSALQTEAEAAVNQHIRWNRGRGVNAGAFLAIDSEGRIVADVGGSDYKRNQFSRTSQSQMQPGSAFKTFVYAEALKDGVLGEFDSVSNEKIKLPGKSAKEPYIPRNSHGGWGGSMSLRRAFAESFNVPAVRTFYSMGVKQATAKIQEDFGFVTKLQPYAPLALGATDVRMTEMAEAYSVIMLDGKRVEPYRIKEVQGPDGSVVLTGAPAYVTTRLGPDVCNAMDRLLQAVVSEGTGYKAASLPEARGKTGTTNGGKSVWFCGYAKGIVGITWAGNEYFDKKRNRWLLREMAESFGGDVCAPMWAQAMQAVVAKYGSDVKPDFLPREAEETNAQRRARQRRERELEQENQDQNQEPLSPDLRDDEVKVTPDDSATKPKAPTENPPTQNNDDPPVRDDEPPVEKPKAEKKPARKPETKEEDVDVEVCADSGQLAGSYCPETVVRKFSKGKRPRGRCRVHKAPSEGGG
- the mrdA gene encoding penicillin-binding protein 2, which produces MSVLHAPRKPDVDRRLIWFPIIIVPMFFVLFLRLWYLQVVKAPELIENASQTRRVSVDKLAPRGTIRDRKGKIIAGVKPEYVVSILPSTVKSAPEVIAKVAALLDLPVEEVMARIKKGSYRNLPAPIKLNVSIEVASMIAEASDLPGVAVEEKPMRMVADPANFTHLLGYVGTPTEVEEKKLEPFDLKPAEFVGRSGLEAAYEVQLMGRAGRETIEKRGTAVLPGRELAEPGKQMFLTIDADLQAYAQAVLSRRGWKGSITVIDPSNGEILAMVSNPTFPLSLYEGGMSDADYERLNDKNQGQAALNRATSGLYAPGSTYKIITAIAAYREHKLTRNTHVFCNGYFSFGRGRPLKCMSTHGSAELMYAMSNSCNTFFCTMGTRAGEEAMLQAALDCGLGNKTEIEIPERRGTIPTKKWRDMDPVNRSWNMGQLANMSIGQGYVTTNTVQMANMMAMVANNGVRYKPHLVRAFRDSITGKDEMVAPVVANRIDLDEGFWSMLRQSLVGVIDHGTARRFASIPGLTWGGKTGSAEHGKKGANNTHAWFVGFAPADKPKLAICAMAEDAGHGGDAAAPLAAEVVAHYLMRPAAAASNRVASAAGSNPRSRG
- a CDS encoding O-antigen ligase family protein, with protein sequence MKRPPIGVLSLAIGSALCALLNGRYPMDVGQFEGGDFSLATLWENAPFLGHCLVFWFFLIPLLQAIMARKVVHVPSIKISGWLAVFAGVIGSSLIFSSFVSVSVLNFVEFAMMIGGFYAVTSSAGKKQSLWVIGGWFVGITLVALIGLREYASMKSIDPSWRIFANQHNPNQAGALLASGILIGIPLLFSGDRLNKLGIGFAMLLQGLALFLTQSKGALVCLPVGLAALTICLLTIRPIPVGRGLGVLAAIVVLLGGLAFAAQNAGRSQAPSGGSAPMSRFSNAGETSTQSAGFRKQLWLSAIDLAKQQPYGWGLGTYQFESTRPGRVTQTALAHQSYLQLGAEATLLAPLTLIGFFVAVGVKGGKGSAQLPLQSKMILCSCFGALTVLLAHNAIDSDLYINNLGMLVFMLCGCICASSADSQSPEVIFRIPRLAVGFAVVIFIPLSLSVGLGEMLRAQARGALAVSDAAIATQLAKSSLGIAPFDGYAHSILARATGSIEEAKLAAGLTPSPKNHRAVALIYLKDGKYQEAKTAYNRALERDPNNFPALLGLMKAAIQFGIEEDAKSAASRLIKVEKTTYFTVTSQAELIPTASFQARLYLASLNPSNRAELMAEAVRGFIRYRDITVPMAKRQFDVNPNTSVGGDDKSAMMDTLSKAANAAKELAKLQPRDLGFDPAAEATRFEAAAAGLIK
- a CDS encoding glycosyltransferase family 2 protein yields the protein MPDFDLSITICSWNTIDDLRLCLDSLEKVRDEASFEVIVIDNNSEDGSPFMVENEFPWVRLVKMTQNLGFVGGQNYAMSNRRGHHAFPLNSDTIVHPGAIKGLLKYLEENPEVGIVAPKLLNPDGSLQFSCRRFPNPVAALFRNTFIGRLFPNNRFTREYLMQDFEHNQPKEVDWVSGAAFLARGELLTEIGYFDSEFIMYCEDVDLCFQTWKIGKKVVYLPDLTITHAIGRSTDKAPNRMIGRFHKSMFRFYKKNMVPQMTPVARPFALAMAATALSTRASIFILSNKVDVIKRKLKGK
- a CDS encoding glycosyltransferase family 2 protein, whose amino-acid sequence is MTLSIIIVNWNTASLLRNCLQSIRQHPFPGSFEVIVVDNASSDDSARLAIEEFPEFTTLAETANRGYARGNNLGIAASTGEFVLTLNPDTRVTPDLLRNAVETLRAQGEAYGCLSVRFEGPDGETQQSVRGFPTIKGILGDLFKIQNWDSYRLRDFDYNKSQDAPQPMGTFLLFRRSAFPDPMKPFDEQFPIFFNEVDLLKRLNGKCWYEASLRIHHIGGASTKQTRKPMIWESHRSLIRYLFKHSYGLARIPLYPISVIIWLGALIRARGYSAGFRP